AGATCACCAAAGCGCAGTTGCTTACATGGCGCTTGGGTGTATTGCGGAATGAAGGTCGCGCTACCACCGCACAGATCAGCATGGCCAAACGCAATAACGTAATGTTGGCACTGACCATCGCACGCGAAGCACGCCAGATCCTCGGCGGCATGGGCATTACCAACGAATACCCGATCATGCGCCACATGATGAATTTGGAAAGCGTGGTGACCTACGAGGGTACGCACGATATCCATTTGCTGATCACCGGCATGGAGGTTACGGGGTTGGCGGCTTTTAAGTAAGGGGGAATAGAACGCAGATAGAGGCACTTACTGGACTGCGGGTCGAGCCCGCAGTGGCGGTTGGGGGGTAAGTCACTGCGGGCTCGACCGCAGTCTCGTCATCCGCCACACCGATCCGGCCCGCAATTGTATACTAAAAACGAAGCCCTCGCCAATTGGCGAGGGCTTTCACGTTTCTTATTATGCTGTTCTTATTCTCCTACTAGAGCGGCCAAGGTCTCAACAGGAACCATCTTGCGGTCGTGCTTTACTTTCATTAGGCCTGAACCGTTCAGGAACGTGATGGTTCCTACAGGACCAGCGTACTCAAGACCGCGGTTGGTATCGGCGGCTTCAAGCACCACATCGAAATCCACTTTTTGGTTGGCTTTCTGAGCGTCTTTCGTGTTCAGTGCGTTGCGCGTATCAACGTCTACGGACTTAGTGATGAAGCCGGGCTTGTAAAAGATCAACCGGGCTTTCACGTTCACAGGAACATGGAACTCGAAGCGACCGTTAGGCTGCACCTTGGCGAACATGCACTGGGAATCTCCCAACTCAACCGCGAGAACCACATCCTGTGCATCCAAGGTATCCATGTGCAACCATCCGGTCAGTACCAACTTATCCGTGGTGGTCTCGTTGCCGGGAGCAGCGAAGAGGCCTAGGCCGATCAGTGCGAAAAGACCGGTAATAAGGGCTGAGAGGAAGAGGTTGGAGGCTTGCTTGTTCATTGTGGGGAGTGTGTGTGACATTGACGATACAAATGTCCGGGCCCATGCCGCCGCCCACAATACCCACATGTGGGGAAACTTGCTTCAACCTAATAGAATGAAGGGGCAACCGATCACACCCACCGGCGGTCCATCGCATACTTCACGATGCCTGCTGCACTGCGTACGTTCAGTTTCAGCATCAAGTGCTTGCGGTGCGTCTTTACGGTATCCTCGCTGATGAAGAGTGCAGCCGCGATCTCGCCATTGGTCCGTTCCAAAGCGATCATCTTAATGACCTCCCGCTCACGAGCGGTAAGGCCTATATACTCCCCATCCGGGTTCTTCTCCGTAAAGGAGTAGCCCTTCTCCTTGCTTTCCTTGGCGGCATCGCAGACGAATTGCTCGTTGTTCATCACGGCCCTTATGGCCAACATCAGTTCCTCCTTGGTCCCATCCTTGGTCAAATAACCCAACGCACCTTCAATGAGCATACTATTGATGTACTCGACCTCAGTGAGCTGAGAATGCGCAATTACCTTGATCCCGGGATGACTTTTCTTGATGGCACGCATGGTGTCGATGCCATCCAAGACCGGAAGCGAAACCTCCAGCAGAACAAGGTCTACTTGGTTATTCTTGATGAACGAAAGGACGTCCTTTCCATTGTTGGCGAAACCGACCACTTGGAACTGAGGGAACTCAGCTAATCGTGCGCGAAGTCCATCGGCTATAAGCTCCAACGGGTCTCCTACCAGGATGTGTACGGTCTTGTTTTCTGCGGACATGGTCTGCCAAGTTCGTACTATCCGATGAAATAACCTCAGTTTTCGAAGATCTTTTTCTGTTCTAAAGGTTTCTTCGATCTGCCCTTATAGTGCAGCTATGGCAGAAGCTGCCGGGTACTCCACACCCAACTGTTCACCATACCATGCGGTTCAACGCATCGCGAACGCACAAGAAAATAGATTTGCGACAATACAGCGGCGTGCACCCAATTAACAGGGCCAAGCTGGCGTATCAACCCTGAAACCAAGGAATACCAAAAGCCGTAGAACGGCGACCCTATGCTGTTCAATTCGATCGACTTCGCGCTCTTCCTGCCTATCGTCTTCCTCCTGTATTGGTGGGTAGGCGGTAACAGCCAGCGCCGCCGGAACGTGATCGTGTTGGTGGCCAGCTATGTTTTCTATGGGTGGTGGGATTGGCGCTTTCTGGGGTTGATCGCCTTCAGCACCTTGCTGGATTACAGCCTTGGTGTGGCCCTTGGCAATACCGATGATGAACGAAAGCGCAAGTACCTCCTCTGGACCAGCATAGCCATTAACCTCGGCTTTCTAGGATTCTTCAAGTACTACAATTTCTTTGCTGACAGCTTCGCCGATGCATTCACCTTGTTCGGTTCGGAGTTCACCACATCCCGGTTGAACATCATTCTACCGGTCGGTATAAGCTTCTACACCTTCCAGACGTTGAGTTACACGATCGATGTGTACAAACGGCAATTGGAACCCTCGCGCCAACCGATCGCCTTTGCTGCATATGTCAGCTTCTTCCCACAACTGGTTGCCGGGCCCATTGAGCGGGCCGTTAACCTCTTACCGCAATTCAGCACCTTGCGTAAGTTCGATAGATCCATGGCGTATGATGGGGTCCGCCAAATGCTCTGGGGGCTGTTCAAGAAAGTTGTTGTGGCCGATAATTGTGCGGAGATCGTGAATCCCATTTTCGCGGCCCACCATATGCATGATGGAAGCACCCTGTTCATGGCCGCGATCCTCTTCGCATTCCAGATCTATGGTGATTTCAGCGGGTATAGCGATATCGCCATCGGCAGTGCACGCCTTTTCGGTTTCGATCTGATGCGCAACTTCGCCTACCCTTACTTCAGTCGGGATATTGCGGAATTCTGGCGGCGGTGGCACATCAGCCTTAGCACATGGTTCCGCGACTACGTGTACATTCCACTTGGCGGCAGCCGTTTGGGCAAAGCATTGAACGTGCGCAACGTGCTGATCATATTCGTGGTGAGCGGTTTCTGGCACGGTGCAAACTGGACATTCGTTTTCTGGGGCCTGATCAACGGGCTGCTCTTCTTACCACTCCTTCTGCTCGGCAAGAACCGCGCGATGACGAATACAGTCGCCGAGGGAAGAATGTTACCCACGGCACTTGAGCTTTGGCAGATGGTCTCCACGTTCGCCATTACGTGTTTCGCGTGGATCTTTTTCCGTGCCGCAAGCATGCAGCAAGCCTACGATGTGCTAGGCTCCATCGCTTCCCGCACCCTGTTCAACGCTCCGGCCATCGCGAGTAAACGCATGCTGGCGTTCGCTGTGTTGGGTATCATGGTCACACTTGCGTTGGAGTGGATCTCCAGGGAAAAACAGTATGGCCTACAGCTGGATCACGTGCGTTCAAGACCAGTTCGGTATGCCCTCTATTATGGCGTTATTGCAGTGATCATGCTCGGCGCTCCACTTTCCGGCGGTGAATTCATTTATTTCCAGTTCTAGCGGATGATCATCTCCTTCATAGCACGCATTCTGAAGTTGGGCTCGTTCGCGCTGTTGATCCCAGTGCTGTACCTGATGATCCAGCACCGTTACGTTCCAGCGCCGCGCGTGACGCCGAACATTGCCGTGAACGAAAAACTAGCGTTCGCCCGCAACACCGTTCCTGAAAAGTTGGATGTGCTCGCGGTCGGCTCCAGCATGACGCTGAACAACTTGAATACCGAGGCCGTCCTTGATCACTATGGTAAGATCGCCTACCTCAATGCAGGGGCTTGGGGAACAGGTGCATCCGAAGTACGCTTGCTGGGTTCGATACTGGCCAAGAAGTACCATCCCAAAACCGTCATCGTCGCGACGAATATGATGGACTTCAAGAAAGAAGAGAACGTACTTGCGGAGGATAGTGCATCGATCGCCTCCTACGTGAATGGCTCGCCTACCTGGTTCAGTTATTTGAGGCATTGGAACGCACCGTACTACTTGCGTCAATCGGAATCGAACAAACTGCGCTTCACGGATCCCGCCAATTACGAATACCTTGGTTTTGATGCCTGTGGCGGTGCAACATTGGTGGTACCTGCCGATCGAATTGATCATGGCCGTTTCAATGCAGGGCCACCCAAGAGCGAATTGATGGATGAGGAACGGTACTTGGCATTCACTGACTTTGCAAAGAACATGCGTGCAATGAACATTGATCTGGTGGTACTTGAAAGTGCTTACCGCGATGGCTTACGCACCAAAGAGAACGATGCCCAACAAGCGCAGCACGTTGAGCGTTTGCGCGCAATGCTGGTGCCGCTTGGCCATACCCTCATTGATGCTAATGAACGGCATTGGCCAGACTCCCTTTATGTGGATGGCTCGCATTTCGGAAAAGCCGGAAGCAAGGAGTTCACCGCGTGGTGTTTGGGACGGTTGTAGCTCCTGAACGGGCTGACCAGGCTTATAAAGTCGGGAGCTTATTTTTCACGAACAGCTATTTCCTATCTTTCGGTGTCTTACGCGGAACGCACTTGATACTGACACAATGAGAAAGCTACTTTCCCTCGCTACCTTCTTGTTTTTTGTTGCAGCACTGAATGCACAGAACTGGTGCCCGCCTGGAGCAGCGTGGATCTATGATACCGGTAATCCATGGGTCGATTCGAAGACGTACATTAAATACTTGGGTGACACGGTCATTGAGGGGTATGTATCGCAACGGTTTGATATGACTGTTCTGACAACTGAGATAATGGGTAACGATACGCTCATCAACACACACCGACCAGAATTCTTTACGACCACGGACGGTGATGTGGTTTGGGAATACAACGGAACGACTTGGGATACACTCTATTGGTTCAGCGCCCTCCCCGGTGATCGATGGACTCCTTTCTGGCCATACGGGCAAGACTGTCCCGATTCCTATTGGTTGGTGACGGACACCTCTACTACTGTTGTTGATGGATTTCCGTTACGCACGTTGAGCTTGATCGGAACCGATGGAGATTTCGAATTCAATTCAGGAGAAACGATCATGGAGCGGATCGGTGGAAATATTGGCGGAGAACACTTTCCCGGTCATGCGTCATGTTCTATTATTTACGAATGCTATTGTGACCGCATCTGCTATTCAGATCAGGATATTGTTCCACCGAACGGCAGTTGCGCACTAACGCTGAACGTCCATGAAACGTTATTGCCCACTACCGACCTCACGGTAATGCCGCAACCGGCCAACACCCACGTGCAGATCTCTTCAACCAAAGCCAAGCCACTAAAGCAACTACTGGTTTATGATGCAAGTGGCAAGATCGTACTGAATGAAACCATCAGCAACGCTGATCGCTACATACTAGCGGTGGAGCAACTACCTGAGGGCTATTATGTGTTGCGTGCAACAGATGTAACAGGTGCGGTGAGCGCGGTTCCGTTGGTGATCGCACGGTAAGAACGTTCCGAGGTTCGTCGGGATGTTTCGTTCGTGAACCAATTGACGGCTCTGCGATCAACTCACAAGATCACCAACGCGGCAATAATGAAGATCACGATGATGATCAGGTATTGCCAGATGTCCACAAAGTAGCGCGAGTAGGTATTCCAGAATTCTTTGAGTTCTTTCATGGCTGTATTACGGAATCTAACGTAATACGATTTTCCGTATCCTTCGCCGAAGACTTTTCTCAATCCCCGTTCTACACGTTGCTCATGTGTGAACAAAACTAGGCGCAAGCTTGTTGAACAGAAGCGCACGATCTTTACTCCGCAATGTAAGTAGCGAATGAATACCGCGATACCTCTTTAATTGCCAATGACGGATCCCGTCTCTCACCGGACCAGTAAAAACCATAAATATGCGTAACACATTCATTCCACTTGTCGTATTTTCAGTTCTGTTCCTTTCGGGATGTACCATATCGAACCCCTTGAAATATTACAACAAGGCTTTAGCGAAACAACCTTTTGATGCTGTGATCGTTCCAGGAACACCCTTCTTGAACGGTAAATGGGATAGGATCACGCAAGGACGCATGTTGTGGGCGAAACACCTTTATGATAGCGGCGTTACCAAGAACATCATCTGTTCCGGATCTGATGTTTACAGTCCGTATAAAGAAGGGGAGATCATGCGCTTGTACGCAGTGAAAATGGGCATTCCGGAAAGCCATGTCTTCGCAGAGACACAAGCGGAGCACAGCACTGAAAATGTGTTCTACGGTTACAAGTTGGCCCGCTCAAAAGGCTTCGAAAAGGTAGCCTTGGCTTCGGATATTTTCCAGACCAAACTGCTTAAACGGTTCGTGCGCAAAATGCACCGAAGACTTGACGCGGAGATCACCGTGATCCCAATGTTGGAAGACACCATTGCTGCCATGGACCAAAGCACTCCGGCCATTGACCCAAGTTCTGCGTACGAGTCCGATTTCGTTTCGATCGTGGAACGTGAATCAAAATGGAAACGCTTCATGGGGACGTTGGGCAAGCACGTTGAGTGGAAGGAGTGAATATGAGAAAGTTGGCAGATAGCAGGGAGCAGTGAGCAGTGCGCAGTTCGCAGTGCGCAGTTCCAGCGGTTTTCGTTTGCTAGGCGTTTGGCCTTGGGCGTTGAAGAAGACTCAAGTTACAAGACCCAAGGGTTAAGTTTTCAAGACAGCCGGCAGTGATAGAGCCTATGAAACATTCACCTTTCACATTTGCTTTAATTCACGAGTCACAGGGATAGCTGGAGCATAGGTGAAAGGTGATCACGTGATCGGATAGTTGATCAGCTTTGGTCGTTGCAGGCCACTCTGCTTAAGCGCATTCACAAACCGAATAGATCGGCGATCACACACGTGCTATGGAAGTCAAGATCAACTGAACGTTTTCCCGTAATTCCGCCTTGGCAAGGACCTTCACCCGCATCGATCACGATCGCGTGTCCCACTCCGTCGAAGACAAAACTCGTTACAACTGCTCGTCCAGCATCGTCGTTGTATTTCAATTGCGATATGCCCAAGTGGCCGTCCATTTCGACCTCGATCCGATCGGCTTCTGCATCCAACCCATTCAGGCCTACCCATTGATCGATCAACTCCAATGAAGCGCGTTGATCTACGACCTTGTCGTTGGTTCCGTGCATCACGATCAATCGTGGCCAAGGGCCGATCGCGTCCGGATATACCTCGGAAATAATTGCGCGCCATTCCTGCGGTGTTCGGTCCGGTGGGTCGCCTAGTGATCGCGCCGCGGTGAGCAAACCCACATCACCCAAGAATGGACCACCGGCAATTGTTGCACCCGCTCGGAACGTTGCCGGATGCCCGACCATTGCATTCACAGCCATTGCAGCTCCTGCAGAAACACCGTAGATGAACACACGCCCCGTGTCGATCGGCCACGTTTGCTTGGCATGTTCCATCATGCTCATGATCGATGCCAATTCGCCTTGCTCACCTACGGCATCTTTGGCACGGAACCAATCAAAGCATTGCATCATATTATTCGAACCGCGCTGTTCCGGGCATACCAGTATGAATTCCCGCAGGTCCGCGAGCTTGTCCCAACCGGTCATTTCCAAAAGTTCCTCGGCGTTCTGTGTACAACCATGCAAAGCCACGACCATCGGCAAACGCTTTACGTCCGACCCCACATTCTCAGGTAGATGAACGATCATCCGAAGGTTTCCGGGATCAGGACCAAATTCCTTGACCTCGAATGTTTCTTGCCCGAACAAGTAACTCATCCGGAGCAGCATACTACATAGCAGGAAGAGCTTACCCATGGAAGCGCTGCAACGTATCACACTGCTCAAGCTCCGTTGTTCAGCTCGCATCACTTTTCTTCTTCGAAATAGATCTTGTAGAATTTCCGACCGCTTTCATCGGTGCCACGCTCGATCTTGTTCCGATCTCCATGGATGTAGATGTGAAAGTTCTTATCCAATTTCAACACGCTCTTGAAGATGCGCGCTTGCTTTTTTACGGCTTGCGCTGAGATCTCGAATCGCGGATCCATTTCCAGATCGTGCGTTTGCTTGAACTCATCCCCGAACCGTTTGAATGATTCGATGACCTTCGGCTCTTGGAATACCGTTTGCTCGAACACTTCTTGATCGTACTCCGTATTGCTCTTGAAATAATTCACCGAACGGTTCAACAGATCGATCTGATCCGCCTTGGCGATCTCATAGTTCTGCGGCAATTGGTCCGTGATGAAACTCTTCGTGAGTTCCAACATATTGCTGGTGCTGTTCACATTGTCCTTCTTGGCCTTCAAACCAATGAAATCATTCTGCCAATAGGTTGTGTGGTCGTTGTCATCGAGCACGAACAGCGTTGGCGCCTCTTCAGTGAACACCACTAAACAGGCTTTGTTCGGTTTGGCGCTACCTAAGCCTTTGCGCAGATCCAGCTCGATCGACTTGCCTCGGACCTTCGTCTCCATGAATACCTCTTTGCTGTCGTACTTGTAGATCCCAATGGCTTGGTAATGCCTTAGGCCAAGTTCAACATCGCTGAATCGTGCAATGAACAGATCTCCCGACTTTATGTTGTGGTGCTGACTGCTATCGATCAAGTGCTTTGCAATGTCCCGTGACCGTTCCACGAACTCACCTTCTTCTTGGATCGACCTGCACAACCGATGTAGCACGTTGTATTCCAACCCAACAGCATGCGTGAATTCCGAAGTGTGTATCGCCGTTGCGAATGGTTTCAAGAACAGTTTGCGCAGGAATTCCTGATCCTCCTCCCGCATCATTTCCTCATCCTGTTCCGCCAACACGCTCCCTTCTACTGTCGCCCCAACGCGATGTAGAATGAATGAACCTACACTCGCCTCTTTTCCAATGATCATGTTCTTCTCCTCGATCTACTCGAGGCGGCAAAGAAAGCAGATCGTTCGCGAGTGTCCGAATTCGATCGCTCGTCAATAGCGGTATGAAGAATAGTGGTATTTTGTGCATGCGTTGGCCTCTTCAATTCCAACGCTATCAACAATGACAAATAACGGTTTGATCAACTACACGTCGCTTTTTTGTGTTGCATTGGTCTGGATGTCCTGTGGAACTCCATCAAGTCCTGACCCGATCGAGAACAGTGCGCAAGAGGCTGCAGCGCCATCGCCAATGTTGGTCATCTTGGACGCTGAACGTACGGGCATCAATTTTGTGAACCGTGTCATTGAGGACGATAGCGCGAACTACCTCAACTACCGCTACATCTACAATAGTGGCGGTGTTGCCACCGGTGATCTTGACAATGACGGACTACCGGAGATCGTATGCGTGAGCAACCGGAACGGCGGTGCGATCTACAAGAACAATGGGGACCTGAAGTTCAGTGATGTAACGAAGACCGCGGGATTCAATTTGGTAGGGCTTTGGGCGACCGGTGTGTGCATGATGGATGCGAATGCCGATGGATTGCTGGACATTTACGTCTGCGGTTCCGGTCCGGGATACTGGCCCGTGAAATACCGGCGCAACCGGTTGTACATCAACAAAGGAGCTCTGAAATTCGTGGACGAAGCCGCGGAGAGAGGTGTAGCGGATGAAGGGCACCATACCGCAGCCAGTTTCGCCGACCTGGATGGTGATGGTGATCTTGACGTTTTCATTCTCGCACATCGCGTGGACTTCAAGAATTTGAACAATGCCATCACCGATCCACGGTTCCTGCCTGTTGCGGACCAATCCGATCGCCTTTACCTGAACGATGGAACCGGACATTTCGCCGAGCATTCCGCGACCGCTGGAACGGCGAGCCGCAATTGGGGCCTCGGCGTTGCGATCGGTGATATCAACGGCGATGGACGCAACGATATCTACACCAGCTGCGATTACTACTCGCCCAACAAATTGATGATCAATAACGGAACACGGGATGGCATACCACGCTTCTCGGATCGTGCATTGGAGTTCCTAAGGCACACCTCATATTTCGCCATGGGCGTGGATCGAGGGGATCTGAACAACGACGGTGTTGCGGATATGATGGAACTGGACATGGCCATTGGAGACCATAAACTGAGCAAGGAGAATATGGCCGGCATGAAACCCGATCAATTCCGGAACATGGTGAAGAACGGTATGAACCATCAATACATGGTGAACACGCTACACCTTGGCCTGGGCAATGGCCATTTTGCAGAGATCGCGCAGGCCGCATGGGTGGACAAGACAGACTGGAGCTGGTGCCCACTCATTGTGGATCTGGACAATGATGGTTGGAAGGACCTTTACGTTACCAATGGCATTCCGCGCGATATCGGAAATGTTGATTTCAACATCAAGGCGAATGCAATAACGGAAGAAAGTGGCGGACGGCCAAACTTCAAACAGATCCTTGATCTTGCCCCAAGCCACTACAAAGAGACCAGCGTTTTCCGGAACAAAGGAGACCTCACCTTCGAAAAGGCCATGGACCCGTGGAACTTTCACCACAGTAATGCCGCGACCGGAGCATCGTATGCGGATCTGGATGGCGATGGCGATCTGGATATTGTTTCTGCCGATGTGAACGACAAATGCAAGGTCATCGAGAACCGTGCGCGACAACTTGGAAACGATCACTTCATCCAAATTCTCCTGAAAGGTGAAGACCTGAATCCCAATGCGATCGGAACCACCGTGACCATTAAGAACGCGAAGGGTATCCAAACGTTTGAGCTTTGGCTTGGCCGGGGTTATCAGAGCAGTGTGGAACCGATCGTCCATTTTGGTTTGGGCGATGGCTCCGTGGATGAGCTGATGATCGATTGGTACGATGGAACACGCACGATCATTTCATCCCCAACGGTCGATCAGCGCATGACAGTGGACATGAAGGCGGCTGCTCGTGCGGCACGGCCAAAAGAAGATCAGCGATCATTCTATGTGGATCGTTCCTCGAATTTGAGCGGGGTAACTGCTCATAAAGAAAACGCGTTCGATGACTTTCTCAAGGAACCTTTATTACCCCAACAACAAAGCCAACACGGGCCCGGGGCTGCTGTAGCCGATGTGAATGGCGATGACCTTGATGATATGATCATTACCAGCGAAACAGGAAGCGCAACTACGTTGTACCTGCAGAGCGCATCTGGAAAATTCACGAAAGCAGGATCGCAACCGTGGAGCTCTTACAAGAACTCTGAATTCATTGGCGCACATTTCTTCGATGCGGACGGCGATGGTGATCCGGACATTTACCTAGCTGCCGGGAGTACGGAGTTTCCAAAGGGTGCGAAGGAGTATCGCGACCGGTTGTTCTTGAACAATGGCAAAGGGAATTTCATCGAAGCACCTAATGCACTTCCGGAAAGCTATAACAGCACCAGTTGCGTGGTCTCCGAGGATCTGGATACCGATGGCGATCTGGACCTATTCGTAGGCGGTCGGAATGTGCCCGGTTTTTATCCGTTTTCACCGCAATGCCAGATCCTCCTGAACGAGAATGGCCGATTCATTGATGCAACTGCGAATTGGTTGCAACAGGGAAACGAACTGGGAATGATCACCGCGGCGCAGTTCGCGGATCTCGATGGCGACAAGAAGAACGAGTTGATCGTTGCCGCAGAATGGATGCCCTTGCGCATTCTGAAGAATACTGGCAGCTCGTTTAAAGATGCTACAGCGAACATGATAGACACGACCATGTCCGGCTGGTGGCAAGGCCTTCGTGTGGAGGACATTGATGGTGATGGTGACCTGGATATACTCGCTGGCAATCTTGGAATGAACAACAAGTTCCACCCATCCCACGAACGACCACTGAAGGTCTATTCCGGCGATCTGGATGGAACCGGCACCAACGATATTGTTCTTGCCAAGACGGGAAATAGTGGTGAACTCCCGGTGCGTGGGCGCGAATGTTCTTCGCAGCAATGCCCGGTGATCCTGCAGAAGTTCCCGAGCTACAAGTCCTTTGCTGAAGCAGATCTGCAGAAGATCTACGGAGCAGATAAATTGGCGAACGCACTGCAACTTTCCGTTACGGAATTCAAGAGCATGGTGCTTCTTAACGATGGACAAGGCAAATTCACTGCAACCGCATTACCGAACCATGCGCAGCTCTTTCCGATCCGCGACTTTATCCTTCAGGATGTGAATGGCGATGGTAAGAAAGACATCATCTGCGGTGGGAACATGTACGGTGCCGAAGTTGAGACCGTGCGGTATGATGCCGGTGTGGGACTTCTTCTTTACGGCGACGGCAAAGGTGGATTCAAACCTGCACCTGTTGCTGAAAGCGGGATCTTTTCACCTTACGATACACGCCACGTAATGCCCATACGCATCGGAACATCCAAAACACCCGGCATCCTGTTCGTGAATAACAGTGGACCAGCACAGCTTTTCATGCCTAGCGGAAATGCGATAAGTGGTGTTGCTGCTTTGCGTTGATGTTTACCTGAACATCTCCGAATATTCTTCACTCTGCATATATGCAGAATGCAAAGGTTTTGAATCACGTACTGTGGTCTGTTGAGGAGTCGTAACGACGCGATCGCAAAGTCTCATACAGCCAACACTACATTGAGAACTGTAAGCGTGAAGTCGTTATCCAACATAAAGACCATCCCGAAAGCATTTTGGGATGGGCTCTATATGTTCTTTGGTCGGTCCTAAACCGTGCAAGGCCTCTACCGCAACAACGTGATCTTTCCGACCACATCTTTTCGTTCTTGGTAAGGCAAGCGATAACCCACCTTGTACACATAAACGCCATCCGGTGAAACCCTTCCACCGTAGGTTCCGTCCCAAGTTGCATCAGGGTCTGTGGTCCTGAAGATCACTTCGCCAAAACGATCCACGATGACCATTGAAAAATCCTCCGGGGTACACTCCCCTTTCCAGCTCCATGCATCGTTCTGCTCATCGTTATTCGGTGAGAATGCCGATGGTATCCATACCGTGCAAGAGTCGGAACAATCTTCTATGAACATGGTTCTTTCCACATCGACAACACCACAGCTCAATGTTACTTGCAGGGAGACCAACACTTCACCTGCCCGCGTAAAACGCACACTAGGATCGATCTCCGTGGAGTTATCCGCTGCGCCATTAAAATTCCATTGCACCCCGACCACCGCTGAATCGGCTTCAAGAATGAATTTCACCGGATCCTGCATGCACTTCGCATCCTGCACAAAGTCCGCAACGCAAAGACATTCAATGTTCATCACCGTTGCCTCCGCTACGTCAACACACCCGTTCACATTGGTTGCTGTGAGGATGTATGAACCAGCATCGTGTACCATTGTCGGATCGGCCAATGGATTGCTATTGAACGTGTAGACAACCGACATTCCTGAAGTTGGGAATACCGTACTGAGATCTACCGTCTGCCATGAGCACAGCGTAAAGAACTGATCAGCGCCCAGAACAGGAACGTCATTCACGACAAAGTCAACGAATGCAGTATCGCTGCAACCAGCGAGATTGCTTGCCACTAAACGGTAATTCCCAGTTGCATTCACTGCAGCAGGGTCGGTAACCGCTGCCCCGCCAAGTGTCCATTGCGTAGTGTGGTTCGCCGTGGAATACAATGCAGTAAGATCGAAGGTTGAACCGGCGCAGATGGATGCTGTTTGGTCCGCACCAAGAACTGGCGATGCTTCGAACATTAACGTAACAACCGCTGATGCCGTGCAACCAGCAGTGTTCGTCGCGGATAAGGTATACGTACCTGCGGTAAGAACGGAAGTCGGATCAGCAAGCGCTGAACCTCCTGCGGTCCAAGATGTCGTATTCGAACCAGTGGCGTAAACCGATGTGAGATCAACAAGAACACCAGCGCATTCGGTCAGCGTTTGGTCAGGCCCAAGCGTAGGGTTGGCCGATACGATCAGATCCACCGTTGCATTATCGCTACAACCATTTGCCGCTGTTGCAACAACTGTATAAAGGCCTGTTGCGTCAACCGCTGTTGG
The nucleotide sequence above comes from Flavobacteriales bacterium. Encoded proteins:
- a CDS encoding VCBS repeat-containing protein — its product is MTNNGLINYTSLFCVALVWMSCGTPSSPDPIENSAQEAAAPSPMLVILDAERTGINFVNRVIEDDSANYLNYRYIYNSGGVATGDLDNDGLPEIVCVSNRNGGAIYKNNGDLKFSDVTKTAGFNLVGLWATGVCMMDANADGLLDIYVCGSGPGYWPVKYRRNRLYINKGALKFVDEAAERGVADEGHHTAASFADLDGDGDLDVFILAHRVDFKNLNNAITDPRFLPVADQSDRLYLNDGTGHFAEHSATAGTASRNWGLGVAIGDINGDGRNDIYTSCDYYSPNKLMINNGTRDGIPRFSDRALEFLRHTSYFAMGVDRGDLNNDGVADMMELDMAIGDHKLSKENMAGMKPDQFRNMVKNGMNHQYMVNTLHLGLGNGHFAEIAQAAWVDKTDWSWCPLIVDLDNDGWKDLYVTNGIPRDIGNVDFNIKANAITEESGGRPNFKQILDLAPSHYKETSVFRNKGDLTFEKAMDPWNFHHSNAATGASYADLDGDGDLDIVSADVNDKCKVIENRARQLGNDHFIQILLKGEDLNPNAIGTTVTIKNAKGIQTFELWLGRGYQSSVEPIVHFGLGDGSVDELMIDWYDGTRTIISSPTVDQRMTVDMKAAARAARPKEDQRSFYVDRSSNLSGVTAHKENAFDDFLKEPLLPQQQSQHGPGAAVADVNGDDLDDMIITSETGSATTLYLQSASGKFTKAGSQPWSSYKNSEFIGAHFFDADGDGDPDIYLAAGSTEFPKGAKEYRDRLFLNNGKGNFIEAPNALPESYNSTSCVVSEDLDTDGDLDLFVGGRNVPGFYPFSPQCQILLNENGRFIDATANWLQQGNELGMITAAQFADLDGDKKNELIVAAEWMPLRILKNTGSSFKDATANMIDTTMSGWWQGLRVEDIDGDGDLDILAGNLGMNNKFHPSHERPLKVYSGDLDGTGTNDIVLAKTGNSGELPVRGRECSSQQCPVILQKFPSYKSFAEADLQKIYGADKLANALQLSVTEFKSMVLLNDGQGKFTATALPNHAQLFPIRDFILQDVNGDGKKDIICGGNMYGAEVETVRYDAGVGLLLYGDGKGGFKPAPVAESGIFSPYDTRHVMPIRIGTSKTPGILFVNNSGPAQLFMPSGNAISGVAALR